One stretch of Girardinichthys multiradiatus isolate DD_20200921_A chromosome 2, DD_fGirMul_XY1, whole genome shotgun sequence DNA includes these proteins:
- the nts gene encoding neurotensin/neuromedin N, translating into MQAQLACMLLLCFTCGALCTDVDQEQRGLAEELLTSLFASKMKHNRQSAPYWHVTLTNLCRLVGSLRQEAWSGEEGEDVSELREGSLQLLEELYSLQHICRALRSREERLLRDSVEYSEENSDAPLKRKSPYILKRQAVHNTKSRRPYILKRSEAY; encoded by the exons ATGCAGGCACAGCTGGCATGTATGCTTCTTCTCTGTTTCACATGTGGAGCGCTTTGTACAG ATGTCGACCAGGAGCAGCGAGGGCTCGCAGAGGAGCTCCTCACCAGCCTCTTCGCCTCTAAG ATGAAACACAATAGGCAGAGTGCCCCCTACTGGCACGTAACGTTGACCAACCTGTGTAGGTTGGTGGGCAGCCTGCGGCAGGAGGCGTGGAGCGGAGAGGAGGGGGAGGACGTTTCCGAGCTGAGGGAAGGGAGCCTCCAGCTGTTGGAGGAGCTGTACAGCCTCCAACACATCTGCAGAGCGCTGAGGAGCCGGGAGGAGAGG TTACTCCGAGACTCTGTGGAATATTCTGAGGAGAACAGTGACGCTCCCCTGAAACGAAAATCCCCGTACATCCTGAAGAGGCAAGCTGTGCACAACACCAAGTCGCGGAGGCCTTATATCTTAAAGCGAAGCGAAGCTTACTGA